In Sphingopyxis sp. CCNWLW2, a single window of DNA contains:
- the ftsH gene encoding ATP-dependent zinc metalloprotease FtsH, whose protein sequence is MQDDKEPQGNPWMKSVMIWSGILLAMLLVASMFGGASQPVGNPLAYSEFRQKVEEGAVKDVVLSEDKVTGTLSNGDRFSANVVRDPELLKMLNDNGVKYDGKATEAPNFWMYMLVQSLPFLLILGIAFFVFRQVQKNNGSGAMGFGKSRAKMLTEKQGRVTFDDVAGIDEAREELEEIVEFLRDPTKFSKLGGQIPKGALLVGSPGTGKTLLARAIAGEAGVPFFTISGSDFVEMFVGVGASRVRDMFEQAKRNAPCIVFIDEIDAVGRHRGAGLGNGNDEREQTLNQLLVEMDGFEANEGIIIVAATNRPDVLDPALLRPGRFDRQVVVPRPDIEGRQKILEVHTRKKPLAPDVDLRRVARGTPGFSGADLANLCNEAALLAARKGKRLIANDEFEEAKDKVMMGAERRSMVMTEDEKKSTAYHEAGHALVSLHVDGCDPLHKVTIIPRGRALGVTWNLPERDRYSTNMKQMKARLALCFGGRIAEQLIYGKDELNTGASNDIQQATDMARSMVMEYGMSEKLGWLRYRDNQDEVFLGHSVSRAQNMSEDTARLIDAEVRRLVEEGEKTARKVLTDHLDELHLLAGALLEYETLSGEESKRAIKGEDIGREDEAGKRGTPVSGHAGGIPQIKRKPRRPFGDANPQGA, encoded by the coding sequence ATGCAGGACGACAAGGAACCGCAGGGCAATCCCTGGATGAAGAGCGTGATGATCTGGAGCGGCATCCTGCTTGCCATGCTCCTCGTCGCCTCGATGTTCGGCGGCGCTTCGCAGCCTGTCGGCAATCCGCTTGCCTATTCCGAGTTCCGGCAAAAGGTCGAGGAAGGCGCCGTCAAGGACGTCGTGCTGTCCGAAGACAAGGTGACGGGCACGCTGTCGAACGGCGACCGTTTCAGCGCCAACGTCGTGCGCGATCCCGAACTGCTCAAGATGCTCAACGACAATGGCGTCAAATATGACGGCAAGGCGACCGAAGCGCCGAATTTCTGGATGTATATGCTCGTCCAGTCGCTGCCCTTCCTGCTGATCCTCGGCATCGCCTTCTTCGTCTTCCGTCAGGTCCAGAAGAACAACGGCTCGGGCGCGATGGGCTTTGGCAAGTCGCGCGCGAAGATGCTCACCGAAAAGCAGGGCCGTGTGACCTTCGACGACGTTGCCGGCATCGATGAAGCCCGCGAGGAGCTTGAGGAAATCGTCGAGTTCCTGCGTGATCCGACCAAATTCTCGAAGCTCGGTGGCCAGATTCCGAAGGGCGCGCTGCTCGTCGGTTCGCCCGGTACCGGTAAGACGCTGCTCGCCCGCGCAATCGCGGGCGAAGCGGGCGTCCCCTTCTTCACCATTTCGGGGTCGGACTTCGTCGAAATGTTCGTCGGTGTCGGCGCCAGCCGCGTCCGTGACATGTTCGAACAGGCGAAGCGCAATGCGCCGTGCATCGTCTTCATCGACGAAATCGACGCGGTCGGCCGCCATCGCGGCGCCGGCCTCGGCAACGGCAACGACGAGCGCGAACAGACGCTGAACCAGCTGCTCGTCGAAATGGACGGTTTCGAAGCCAACGAAGGCATCATCATCGTTGCGGCAACCAACCGTCCCGACGTGCTCGACCCTGCCCTTCTCCGTCCCGGCCGTTTCGACCGCCAGGTCGTTGTGCCGCGCCCCGACATCGAGGGCCGCCAGAAGATCCTCGAAGTCCACACGCGCAAGAAGCCGCTCGCACCCGATGTCGACCTCCGCCGCGTCGCGCGCGGGACGCCGGGCTTCTCGGGCGCCGACCTCGCCAACCTTTGCAACGAAGCCGCGCTGCTTGCCGCGCGCAAGGGCAAGCGCCTGATCGCGAACGACGAGTTCGAAGAGGCCAAGGACAAGGTTATGATGGGCGCCGAGCGGCGTTCGATGGTGATGACCGAGGACGAGAAGAAATCGACCGCCTATCACGAGGCCGGCCACGCGCTCGTCTCGCTGCACGTCGACGGCTGCGACCCGCTGCACAAGGTGACGATCATCCCGCGCGGTCGTGCGCTGGGCGTGACGTGGAACCTGCCCGAACGCGACCGCTATTCGACCAATATGAAGCAGATGAAGGCGCGCCTCGCGCTCTGCTTCGGCGGCCGCATCGCCGAACAGCTGATCTACGGCAAGGATGAGCTGAACACTGGCGCGTCGAACGACATCCAGCAGGCGACCGACATGGCGCGTTCGATGGTCATGGAATATGGCATGTCCGAAAAGCTCGGCTGGCTGCGCTATCGCGACAATCAGGACGAGGTGTTCCTCGGCCATAGCGTCTCGCGCGCGCAGAATATGTCCGAAGACACCGCCCGCCTGATCGACGCCGAAGTGCGCCGCCTCGTCGAGGAAGGCGAAAAGACCGCGCGCAAGGTGCTCACCGACCATCTCGACGAGCTTCACCTGCTCGCCGGCGCGCTGCTCGAATATGAGACGCTGTCGGGCGAGGAATCGAAACGCGCGATCAAGGGCGAAGACATTGGCCGCGAAGACGAAGCGGGCAAGCGCGGCACCCCGGTGTCGGGCCATGCCGGCGGCATCCCACAGATCAAGCGCAAGCCGCGGCGCCCCTTCGGCGACGCCAACCCACAGGGCGCCTAG
- the tilS gene encoding tRNA lysidine(34) synthetase TilS produces MSGPMLPPQKQKQVADRDAADRLAGDLAALVGSDWHRLHYGVAVSGGPDSMALLWLMASLLPGQIWAATVDHGLRKGSDDEARMVAGFCEREHIPHSTLRPPTPIRGSQQAAARTERYRLLEQWREAKELKHILTAHHADDQLETIVMRLNRSSGVGGLAAIRARNGAILRPLLHWRRSELVHLALENDLPFVDDPSNSDDRFDRARLRHALQSQTALDPAAAAKSAVWLAEADEALDWAVERLIASWPDASDVAVIRDDGYPPEMFRRIVAQRLRANAPQLVLRGASLDGVIAAMHEGRRAMVGALLIDAVRGLEGTIWRISAAPRRKATKKG; encoded by the coding sequence ATGTCCGGACCGATGCTGCCGCCGCAAAAACAAAAGCAGGTTGCTGACCGCGACGCCGCGGACCGGCTCGCCGGCGATCTCGCCGCGCTCGTCGGATCCGACTGGCACCGCCTCCATTATGGTGTCGCCGTTTCGGGCGGGCCCGACAGCATGGCGCTGCTCTGGCTGATGGCGTCCTTGCTGCCCGGACAGATCTGGGCAGCGACGGTCGACCATGGCCTGCGCAAGGGCTCCGACGACGAGGCGCGCATGGTCGCGGGCTTTTGCGAGCGCGAGCATATCCCGCATTCGACGCTGCGCCCGCCGACGCCGATCAGGGGATCGCAGCAAGCCGCGGCGCGGACCGAACGCTATCGCCTGCTCGAACAATGGCGCGAAGCCAAGGAACTCAAGCATATCTTGACGGCGCACCATGCCGACGATCAGCTCGAGACGATCGTCATGCGGCTCAACCGCAGCAGCGGCGTCGGCGGGCTCGCCGCGATCCGCGCGCGCAACGGGGCCATCCTGCGCCCGCTGCTGCACTGGCGGCGCAGCGAACTCGTCCATCTGGCGCTTGAAAACGACCTGCCCTTTGTCGACGATCCATCGAACAGCGACGATCGCTTCGACCGGGCGCGGCTGCGCCATGCGCTCCAGTCGCAGACCGCACTAGACCCTGCTGCCGCGGCGAAATCGGCGGTGTGGCTCGCCGAAGCCGACGAGGCGCTCGACTGGGCGGTCGAGCGGCTGATCGCATCCTGGCCCGACGCATCGGACGTCGCGGTGATCCGCGACGACGGCTATCCGCCCGAGATGTTTCGCCGCATCGTCGCGCAGCGGCTGCGCGCCAACGCGCCGCAACTCGTCCTGCGCGGTGCCTCGCTCGACGGCGTGATCGCCGCGATGCACGAAGGGCGGCGAGCGATGGTCGGCGCGCTGCTGATCGATGCGGTACGCGGCCTCGAAGGGACGATCTGGCGCATTTCCGCGGCGCCGCGCCGGAAAGCAACGAAAAAGGGCTGA
- a CDS encoding tetratricopeptide repeat protein, whose product MMMRQITFLGAATIALVATMPVAAQDNTVVKRVERLEKEMRAVQRSVFPGGSPTFFEGEIAPDNTPGERARTNAPVIDLTARVDALESQLQTLTGQTEQNAFQLRELEKQFTAYKAEMDKRFADPAAVAAPTATPASLAPAVKPPAAATTVAATPVKKPADKPAAKPATTDAARLALVKKVEVPASGNETKDAYDYGYRLWEAKLYPEAQAQLKTVVTNWPKSSQASFAQNLLGRSYLDEGKPSLAAVAFYNNYKDRPSGARAPHSLMYMGVALDKLGRKADACKAFRELDEVYGDKAPQDVRTDAAAAKTKAGC is encoded by the coding sequence ATGATGATGCGTCAGATCACTTTCCTGGGAGCGGCAACGATTGCGCTCGTCGCGACGATGCCCGTGGCGGCGCAGGACAATACGGTCGTCAAGCGGGTCGAGCGGCTCGAAAAGGAAATGCGCGCGGTCCAGCGGTCGGTCTTTCCCGGCGGCAGCCCGACCTTCTTCGAGGGCGAGATTGCTCCCGACAACACGCCCGGCGAGCGCGCCCGCACCAACGCCCCGGTGATCGACCTGACCGCGCGCGTCGATGCGCTCGAATCGCAGCTGCAGACACTGACCGGCCAGACCGAACAAAATGCCTTCCAGCTCCGCGAACTCGAAAAGCAGTTCACCGCGTACAAGGCCGAAATGGACAAGCGTTTCGCCGATCCGGCGGCGGTGGCGGCTCCGACCGCGACGCCCGCCAGCCTCGCCCCGGCGGTGAAGCCGCCGGCAGCGGCGACCACGGTCGCGGCAACCCCGGTGAAGAAACCCGCCGACAAACCGGCCGCGAAGCCCGCGACCACCGACGCCGCGCGGCTCGCGCTCGTCAAGAAGGTCGAGGTTCCCGCGAGCGGCAACGAAACCAAGGACGCGTACGACTATGGTTATCGCCTGTGGGAAGCGAAGCTCTATCCCGAAGCGCAGGCGCAGCTGAAGACGGTCGTCACCAATTGGCCAAAGAGTAGCCAGGCGAGCTTTGCGCAGAATTTGCTCGGCCGCTCCTATCTCGACGAAGGCAAGCCGAGCCTCGCCGCGGTCGCTTTCTACAATAATTACAAGGATCGCCCGAGCGGCGCGCGCGCACCGCACAGCCTGATGTATATGGGCGTCGCGCTCGACAAGCTCGGCCGCAAAGCCGACGCCTGCAAGGCGTTCCGCGAACTCGACGAAGTCTATGGCGACAAGGCGCCGCAGGATGTCCGGACCGATGCTGCCGCCGCAAAAACAAAAGCAGGTTGCTGA
- a CDS encoding helix-turn-helix domain-containing protein, whose amino-acid sequence MAEEEVATQGELAITRTGDRLRLAREAAGLSLADVATRTRITQRHLAAIEKSDFSELPGRTYVTGFARAYARAVDLPEAEIGAAIRHELEEDAYGSRPLYEAYEPTDPARLPTARLTWTLVIVTLLLASAYGVWRFLSVEPDEALIAAQNRAADASEAPQSDAAATPATKAATGRSAVAANAPVVLTGVSEVWIGFDDAKGKTENWRTLDTGETYQVPPEYIEQFTLRTSIPQALKVTVGGRDIGPIGPADTLVKNVSLKPADLVARAEGNGATAPAAGPRPKG is encoded by the coding sequence ATGGCAGAAGAAGAGGTCGCCACCCAAGGCGAACTGGCGATTACGCGCACGGGCGATCGGCTGCGCCTTGCGCGCGAAGCGGCAGGGCTTTCGCTTGCCGATGTCGCAACGCGGACGCGCATCACCCAGCGTCATTTGGCGGCGATAGAAAAGTCCGATTTCTCGGAACTTCCGGGCCGTACTTATGTCACCGGCTTCGCGCGCGCCTATGCCCGTGCCGTCGACCTTCCCGAGGCCGAAATTGGCGCCGCAATTCGCCACGAGCTCGAAGAAGACGCCTATGGCTCGCGTCCGCTGTACGAAGCCTATGAGCCGACCGATCCGGCGCGCCTGCCCACCGCGCGGCTGACCTGGACCCTCGTCATCGTCACGCTGCTGCTCGCGTCGGCGTACGGCGTATGGCGTTTCCTGTCGGTCGAGCCCGACGAAGCACTGATCGCCGCGCAGAATCGCGCCGCCGATGCCTCGGAAGCACCGCAGAGCGATGCCGCGGCCACCCCGGCGACCAAGGCCGCGACCGGGCGGTCCGCCGTCGCGGCGAACGCACCGGTCGTGCTGACGGGCGTTTCGGAAGTCTGGATCGGTTTCGACGACGCCAAAGGCAAGACCGAGAACTGGCGCACGCTCGACACGGGCGAAACCTATCAGGTCCCGCCCGAATATATCGAACAATTCACGCTGCGCACGAGCATCCCGCAGGCACTCAAGGTCACCGTCGGTGGCCGCGACATCGGCCCGATCGGCCCCGCCGACACACTGGTCAAGAATGTTTCGCTGAAGCCCGCAGATCTGGTGGCGCGCGCCGAAGGCAATGGCGCCACGGCACCGGCGGCGGGGCCACGCCCCAAGGGCTGA